Below is a window of Leucobacter sp. Psy1 DNA.
AGCTTGCGATCGACATCACGGTCGGCAACGAGGCGGTGATCGAGCGGGTCATCCAGTCCGTCACCCACGAGCTGCTGCCGAATGTCGAGCATCTCGCGGGTCGCGTGGCCTCGTCGCGCCGCGTCGACTTCCATCTCCCGACGGGGGAGATCGCCCATTCCGAGGTGCTCTCCAGCCGCGGCCTCGAGACCGGGAACATTCCGATCCCGCTGACGCCCGCTCGGGAGCCCCACGAGACTACGGCCGCGTAACCGCGACCGACCGCACCAAGACACCTGAAACTGGAGCTCCACATGATCGATCTCTCGACCGCTGCAGCGGCCTTCGCCGCCGACCACGCTTCCGGGCGCACCCTCGTCCTGCCGACCAGCTGGGACGTCTGGTCGGCTTCACTCGTCGAACAGGCCGGGTTCCCCGGTGCCACCATCGGCAGCCACCCCGTCGCGAACAGCCTCGGCTACGAGGACGGCGAACAGATCGACGTCGACACGTACTTCGGGCTGGTGAAGTGCATCACGGCGGCCGTCGGGATCCCGGTCAGCGTGGACGTGGAGTCGGGGTACGGTCTCGACGCCCGCGAGCTCGCGAGTCGCGTGATGGAGGCCGGGGCAGTCGGGATGAACGTCGAGGACACCGTGCACTCGCAAGGCGGAAGGATCCGCGATCGCGACGAGCACGCCGACTACATCGCCGCAATCCGTCAAGCCTGCGACGAGGCCGGGGTCGAGGTGGTCATCAACGGCCGTACCGACGCGCTCATCCACGGCACTGATGCGTTCGAGGATCCTCTCGCCGAGGCGGTCGCGCGGGTCGTCGCACTCGAGGCGGCCGGGGCGCGGTCGGTGTACCCCGTGAAGCTGCCAGACGCGGCAGCGGTGTCCAGGCTCGTCGCCGCCGTGTCGGTGCCCGTGAACGTCACGGCGGACCCGCGTACGGGGTCGCCAGCGGGCGGCCTCGCGGAACTCACCGAACTCGGCGTGCGCCGCATCTCGTTCGGCCCGCTCTGGCAGGCCGCGCTCGGCGACACCAGCTCGGACTGGCTCGGCGGCTGGAAGGGCTGACCTACTCCGGGTCGACGATCGAGAGCAGCAGGTGTCCGTTGGACA
It encodes the following:
- a CDS encoding isocitrate lyase/phosphoenolpyruvate mutase family protein, translated to MIDLSTAAAAFAADHASGRTLVLPTSWDVWSASLVEQAGFPGATIGSHPVANSLGYEDGEQIDVDTYFGLVKCITAAVGIPVSVDVESGYGLDARELASRVMEAGAVGMNVEDTVHSQGGRIRDRDEHADYIAAIRQACDEAGVEVVINGRTDALIHGTDAFEDPLAEAVARVVALEAAGARSVYPVKLPDAAAVSRLVAAVSVPVNVTADPRTGSPAGGLAELTELGVRRISFGPLWQAALGDTSSDWLGGWKG